The Candidatus Omnitrophota bacterium genomic interval GTCGATGCCTAGCGCCCTGGCCGCGAGGCGGCAGATCAGGCCCGCCTTTGAAGAATGCACATGGACTATGTCATATCTGTTGCGCCTCAGGAAATAACGTATGTTAAGAAGCGCCGTCAGGTCCGCCACCGGATGTATGTTCCTTACAAGGTCCTCCTCCTGGATGAACTCGACTCCCGCTTTTTCCGCGCGTTCCAG includes:
- a CDS encoding glycosyltransferase; translated protein: MNADNKTRVLHAITRLDRGGSSENTLLSAIGLVGKGYSVDILFGRTENPNLGLLERAEKAGVEFIQEEDLVRNIHPVADLTALLNIRYFLRRNRYDIVHVHSSKAGLICRLAARALGID